A region of the Phoenix dactylifera cultivar Barhee BC4 chromosome 10, palm_55x_up_171113_PBpolish2nd_filt_p, whole genome shotgun sequence genome:
GAACATCGACTGTGGAAGTTTTGAGTGGAAGGAGGCTTTTTTCTAACATTCTTGTTGCCCTGAACTATGACTTCAGTTCCAGTCCTCGTGGGGTTGGGGTTGTACCTTCCATGGAAAAGAACGATGGATCCTCTTTAGAGACGTGAACCGTTGAATGGTGTATTGCATGGATCTCCAAGCACTCCAACCTTTTTCATTTCATTTTCGAAGTGGATATTGCATGATCCAATGGTTGATTTTATGAAGAAAAAGATGAATCATACTTTTGCACGCGGATACAACCCGAATCCATTCTCATATACCAATTCATGTCCAATGGCCAATTAGTCAccacctttcttcttcttttttttggtgaaaaatagGAGAGGTGGAGGGACCAGCCCATCCATGTAGCAGCCCCCATTGGGCCCCCCTTTTACCAAAGAATGTTCGATACATGTCGCAGGTTTCGTGTCCTTCCCCGATccgtgggctcaccccactggACTCACCGCCTtacgtgtgggtacgtcaccccagcgccatcttggtacaagtggaaggaaagcataaccgccaacGAGCCATCcgggcgtggggcatccggtcctcTAATTTAATCGACATCCACGCGTTTCGAACCCGGACAACTCGACCGGAATTATCGCCCTcttaccaccaggctaccaccttggtggcaatgAGTCACCACCTTCAACTAGCCTTATTTGCAAACATTTTCTAACACTGATGGGCATAGGCAGGAGACAAAGTCCTTAATAGCAAAACAACTTCGGTTTCTAGATCAAAAAGGCTTCAAGTTCATGAGCATATATTCCCTAAAAATTAGGTATAAGTTGCGAATAAAGTTCAAACCATTGTACCATTTTTACATTAGAAAGTGGCAATGATTTTCAAACCTTACAAgcatccaagatctatccagtgcacagtcaatgtgggactaaacatatatcCGCATAGGTCCTCATATATTCTCCTATTTAAGTGCTGAAATTcttattagactaagaatttaaatctattcaaatctaataacaAGCATCATGATTAATCCATAATCAGCCCCAATAGATCTGTACTGTAGTGTCCCTCAGTCCATATAGACTATGGGCCAAGTCCGCTTTGATAACATTTATCACAACTCAAAACTTTACCTAAAATGACTAACCAGAAGATGTTTCTGAACTTTTTATCCCTCCCTGTACAAATACTGAAGATCTACTCGATGTATAATCAGCGCATGCCAACATGGACCTCCCTCACACCTTgacaaaaattttcaaattgtttaagatgacTGATTCTTCCGTTATTCCTGCAAACATAATGATTAGTGGTACTCCCATCAGCTTGCAGAGCTGCCGGTGGATATGGAAACGTCCGAATCAATTAAACTACATGGAAGCTTCCATTCGGAAGTAAGTTAAATAAATGCTCTATCCCGGACAGCAACCATACCTGAAATACTTCTTTCACTTGAATCAGCCGTGAACATCAAGCATGCTGATGCTGATCACCAAACTGAATAAGCATACAGAATGGCCAGAAATCTTCTTAAGATTTTGGTGTCCTTTTCGGTCCACCAACTTCTTTTGATGTTgcgtgaaaaaataaaaagtgtcCTCTAATTACCGTAGCATTTCTTTACCGGCAAAGAACTGGAACTCATAAATAACAGTTGGCTCCATATACAGCAAGGATCCAAATAacccaagagagagagagggaaaggaaAAGCTCACCAAGTTGCATTTCCATTTGCATGTTTTCATGATAAATTTTGCAATCAAAATTTGGTAAAATAGACTTTTTACCCACGACACCACACCTCAGTTCCAACATCCGAGCAGCGTGCGCACAAAACAGCTCATCTCCTCCTTTAGCTGAAAAGTCTCGCGACTTGTCAACAATTAAAGGAGAAAAAAGGGCTTGCAAGGCCACTTCTTGCATAGATTAGCTTGTTTGTATTTGCCTATGATAATGCTGAAGTTCTTCTATGTTTTACAGCGACAAGAAAATGGTACTGGAGCACAGCACTTTGTCAGTCTTACCTCCGCAGCCTGTGACATCACAGACTCAAATCTTGTGTGGCACCAATTGACCCAGCATGGTCATCAACAGGTGATTGATTGCCTGATGCAGTGTCCTCTAATACTGCACGCCGTTCCACCAGGATGCGACTCTGCTTGACCTCATCAGCCCCAGCCTCCGTACAAGCCAACTGCTCTTGAGCCACAATTTGATTCGGAACACTCGCAGTATTCATGCTTCGTCTCTCGCTGGACTCTCCATTGGCCAAGTGGGTGCTCTCTTCAACTGGAATCTGATCTCCACTAGCATCAATTTCCATGGCTTTATTCTCAGCTGCTCCAGTGTCGGGTGAAACTGCTTTATTATTGAGAGTTTGATTCTCATGAGTCTGTGATTTTGAGAGATCCTTACACCCAGCTGCAGCTTTTTGCATATCACAAGCAGCATTGTTGACAATATCGTTGTCACTCTCACCCACATTCGGGCTCAGCAAGTCTGTCTCATGGCTCTCGGCTGCAGAACCATCCAGTTCCATCTCATCTGCACCATCAACCTCTTCAGCTAACAACTCATCAACATCAATGGCTGGGATAAGAGGGAAAGAAATATCACTATTGCTCTCAGCATTTTCTTGCGAATCAGCAGGTGGTCTGGATTCTGAGAACATTGTTGGAGTTGATAAGTTTGGTACTGCAGCACTGCCGGTAGGAGGATTGCTTGTAGGTCTTTGAGAGGAGCCTTGCAGTCGCTGCATTCCATGCCAAGGCACTGTCGGTGACGACACCGGGCTTACTACAGCTGGTGTAGGAACAGCAACTGCAGGCTGGACACAGCGGACGCTTGGTGGCTGCGGTCCCACCATGTTAGTGGCAGGTGATGATTTGGCAGCCATAATTGGAGATTTTTGATGAGCACCTCCACCAGGTCGGACATTAAAAGCCCTTTTAGATTGTGCAGCTTTGAACAAGGAAGCAGCGGTGGAAGGAGTCGCAATGCGTCCTCCAGCAGCAAAGGCAGCTGCTTGTATCAAAGGATTGGGACCTGCAGATGACTTCACAGGGGCCACCGCTTTTGGGGGGATTGTTCGAAGCTTATTTGAAATGTTCGAGGCTAGTTTTTGGGATGTTGCCTGAGTGGAAGCTTGTTGAGGAGCAGATGCAGGCAATGCCTCGGATACTGAAGCTGAGAGAGTAGCAGAACTGGCTGGTGTGTTTGATTGTGTAGCACCTGTTTAATATTCAAATGATGCTAGGTTAGTCTTCATAAAATTAGTTATGTTTTGCATTAGACTAACATAAATTAATGAGAAGAATGATAGAGAGAACCTTGATCcagtaataaataaataaaaaatcagaTTCAGAATGTGATCATTAGCTATTACTTTATGAAGTTACACATCACACAGCACATAATAGGATCTGGATTTTTTGGGAGAGGggaaaattggtctttatcgaaGGGTGAGGAAATACCCCTGCACTGCAACAAAGAAGGTACCTACACATGCCATTTCTGTGATGGTAACAATTCTAAAAATTTATCATTAAATATAGTATCAAATTCGTTTGGGTCAAACCATACCAAACTGGACAATATGAAAAAAGGAATCAACGGAAAAACCTGACAGTATAGCTGATAAGCTTCCGGTCATAGGCATATCAAGAGCCAAGGAAAATGCCTTTTGTGCAGCCAGCCTCTCCTCCTCAGACCGTGTTGAGTTGACTGATTTGTTGCCAGAAGCTGCAAGTAGGTTGGCTGGGCGCCTCCGAATGGTGGCCCATCTCTGAAATATGTAAAGCTATAGATCATTATCTACTGGAGTTATGATGAATATTGGAAAATTAGAGGCAAAAAACTACTATGGTGGCCCGGTGCCTCCGTATTCTAAATTAGCAGCAATTCTGCATACATTCCACTCTAGATCCACATCGATGCATTATTTTGCAACTCTCCTCTAGCTAATGCATCTTTTAATTAATAACCAGAACACAGAAACTCGGCCAAATACTTTTCCAACATTGACAATGCCAATGACATTTATGATGTGATCTTAAAGAAGGTatttcaaaatctattttttgaGGTTGGTTAATTCAAAGGTAATCAGTAATCAGTTTTGACACCATAGGTGGTTATTCATGGTATCATCATCTTGCAGCAAAAGGAGATCAGGTAGACACAGATAGCTATAAAAGATGGAGATCACGAGAAGAAAGTACAGGCCTtgacaataaaaaaattaatctagCCAATAACAGCAGATAACTAGATCCACCCAGATTGTGTCTATATAGATTCTCAAGAAGGATGATAAGAAAGTCATTTAGATGGAGGAACATTTCAATGAGGAGAAGAATGAAGTCCATGAAACAACTGATAAGGATTCAACAGCCATTTCTTTCCCCTCAACTCTCTAATAACtgaaatatgcatatatatatctgCACCAAGGTACAAACATGTGGCGACTAGGTCACTTAACATCCAAATCAACAAATTAGCAGGAAGACCAAGAAAGCTATAAATGATCATATTAATATATAGGAGCATTTGAAAGATATAAACTAAAGGCATAGTAAACATTCTTAGTGCAACCtgagatagctgtgaagaagtTCTGTTGTGCTTGAAATCTCCTTTAAGAATGTTCGCCCAATTCCCTTCACCACACTTCTGAACAGCAGCTATTAATTCCATATCCTCCTCTTTAGTCCAtaatttcctcttctttttagcAGGCAAACCTGAGCCTGCCAATTCATTTCCATGAGACACTTCAGCAGACCTTTTTGTTGCTAGTGGTTGTTTCTGAACAGAATGAGGGGCCGCAGCATTTATTCCACTGGTGGTATGAGCCAGCTTTTGTTTGTCTGATGGGTCATGTGGTCTCTGGTCATCGGGTATGTTTCTTGTCAAAGGAGTGCCTAGGTTTGCCCGGTTTGTTGGGCCAAATCCCCGTGAGGAGCGTGAAGAGATCAAAAGCTGgccatatatttaataaaatcaaTATGTTGCCAGCAGTATGGAGCAAGCAAGGAGATATAAAGAAAACTTGTCGAAAGAGAcaattcttcctcttctctttgcAAAGGTTGCATCTACTGAGAGCATGTAAGAACTAAGAACAGTTTGAGAACAATCATGAGTTAAAGGTAAAACTTTCTCCAGAGTAAGcacaataaaagcataaagGCCGTGCTTCTACTATGTGCACATTCGCTCACATTACTAACTCGTATGCTTGTTTATGTAAGCACATAATACATGACCTTGTCATTGTAAGCAAACAGAATTTAAAAAGTTCTGAGCATTGCGACCGGCTTGATACCTTTTtaccaaacatttttttttagagaAGTGCCAAAAGTGTATTCAAATGATAATATGAAGAGGTGAGTTAATCAAAAACTATGATAGAACTGCTATGAAACTTAAGAAGACATGTCATTCAGTAGAAGGTAGGAAAATAAATGCGACCAAGTTACACTTGTCCCCAATAACAGAGAGATAAGACTACAAAAATCAACAAATTAACCACATAACATGGGCAAAAAATAAGTTACAACTTGATCAGTGTGGTGAGAGCCATATTTACCCAGTGAAAGTTTATTCCATCCATCTCAAGAATTTGATTCGTCCTTTAGATTCCTATTTTATTTCCTCCATTGGAATCATATATATTGATAACTTGATATATCCGCTTGAATCAAGTTTGTTATTTAAATATCTGTTAATACCATATGCTGGTCCTCATGTTTTTGTTTTCCTCTTCTGATAACTTGTATGTTTCAGAATAGTATCCATGCACTGCAACTAAAACAGAATATTGAAAGTTCTTGCACAGCATTAGCACTTCGCTTCACTGGATTGGGATTCAAGAATAATTTCCTCAGTCTTTCTTAATTAAATAGGCACACAACTCAAACAATGTGAACTATAAGATTAAGGCCCAATATGCATACCATTAAGAATCAGTTATTCCCAAGAATAACAAGTTAGACAGacatattaaatttaaactagATACATTAGTCACTTGTAAGATGAGAGATAAGTATGGCAATCACTTCATAAGTTTATATGTTCGGGTCGCATGCCTTGAGCATGGAAATATGCCTTTAACTTTTAAAGACGAAAGGAATACATTCATGTTAACTACTTTGGCACTATCTATTACGGCCTCGAAGGACCTGTCAGAGGCTCTTGCAAGGCTAGCAGCATTGTGGTCCACCATATTGCCAAATGAAAATGTAAAAAAGGTAATCAGTAGCATGGCTAGATCATGATATTGATGATGCAATTGCATTTGTCACTATCAATAGATCATTTCAAATTGCTCATAAGTGAGTAAAAATAAACATGAACAATAGGCCTATGATTGCTTTTGCTGCTACAACAGGTTTTCAccgcaaataaaatttaactccATAATTTAAAAAGTAGTAGCCATCATTCTTTCAGCAAATGATAGAATGCAGATAGATATAAGCGCTTTAGAATAAGCAAACTTCAATTACTGCagataaatccttgaaaaagtTCTCTAAAAGCCACTAAAAAATCTAAATGCCCTGCAATCTATATTGTAATGGATTTAAATGTCCATGCCCTTCACCTAGTGGTCGCTTAGTGGCAGAAATCACCTTCTGAAGGTGGTCAAGGACAGGTACATGAAGGAATGATATTGAGTTATTGACAAACATAACAAAGTAACCACAGGATCCAATAGGAAGCAACCAAACCATTAGGTCTTATTCATGAAAACTTTATGCACGTACATGTCACCTCTGCAAATAACATATAATAAAAAGGACTATATTCAGATAAAATTATATGAAGTTCTCATTCAAAATATTGATGATTATACCTTAGCACATGCTGTGGCATCCGATGAGGCTTCAGCACTTAAAGCAGGAGAAGCTTCTAATTCAAATTCCAAATCACTGTCATCATCCTGCAATTTTAATTCCATCAAATTACTATCAGTTATTACGATAAAGCAAAGCTTAAacaggaaaaaggaaaagagtttGCTACAGATGAGGTTAACTGAACTCCTGAGTAAATAACAACCAAGTGTTAATGATAATAGCATAATCaacatgaaatatgattttagTGGGTAAGTGGAGAGGAAAGCGGAGTTCCAAATAGAATGTGGGCCAAGTTATAAGGATCAAATACATCAACTTAAACTGTAGAATATCATTGTGCTAGACGTGAAACTACTAGCTTCTAAATGACGAAATCTAGGGTTAGCTTGTCAGTAGGGGTCTAATGGAACACTACTATTCTGATAGCATGGCAAGGGGGCACAGGCTTTGTGGGAAACATTGATATCTTAGCAGTTGATCAAGATTTCAAAGCAATAATAGATCTTGTCTGCAATATTGGTATATGTTGCTTTATAATATTCTACAGCCTTCATTGGCAGGGATTTCATGTTTTATGATAAAAATCAATATTCAGCAATTAGTTATGATTCCGATGGAATATCCCATTTTGTTTACTGTAGAGTTAGTGATTGTTTTATAAGGTTTTACAGCCCTGAATGTGGCTTGCAGTTGTAAAAGAGTCTTGAAGAGAGTTTATAGCAAGAATTTGCAGGATGAGAATAGAATGGATTCTGTTGAAGTACTTGATCCACCACCTGTTGCACTGGCAAGCTTTTGTTTACTCTACAGATAAAAGAGGCTCACTGTCTATTAAGTAGATCGCTTTCTTATGCCTTGACATGAGACTTGCTTTTGTGATACATTCAACGCTGAGAAGTGTGGGCAGCAGTTGATTGGAGTTCATGTCATTTAAGCATAGAGAGTTCATGATATTTTGCCGGTGGTGGAAATCTTAGCAAGTTGAATGCTGAATTTTTGGCAGATATTGTTGatgaattatatttttttcttggatAGAATTAGGAGAAGATATAGATGTTCAGAAATATCCCACAGAATAATTTGCATCTTCTTTTCCACAAAAGGAAGTGGGATGGAGGGAAGAAGGAAAGCAAATAAAGCTTAAAGGAAGAACAAGGACTTTTGAAGAGAATAAGCCAATGAGTTCTAGGAGCAAGTGTTTTTTGAGACAATTGTCAATGGTGGTATTTTCTGCGTTGGAGACTAAAACCTTTTTTGACAACAATACAAATGTACCTTAATATAATATCAAAATGGATACATCATCATGGATAGGAGATGGGTGGTGGGGAAAAGGATGGTTGGAGAAACAGTTtagttctctaaatttttttagcTCAGTGCTACGACCAAGAAAGTGCTTATGGATCTTAATAGAAAATAATGCATGCACTAAGTTTTAGTTCATATTCCAAGTCACTATATAGTGCACATGGTGATTTTTCTGAAAGATCTACCCAAAAATGGAGAAACAAGGAGGAAGGAGCAATGATGAAGAACTCTCAAACTTATGGaataatagaaaaataactGGAAATTTTATTCAATTAAAGATTCTCTATATAATAGCTAGGCATCTCTATGTATAGTTGTAGGACCCCTTGAACCTATCCATAAATATCTCAacatttgtttcttgctaaaatgataaaaagttttacaaataaggaagaaaagaatattCCTTATAGGATTTGATTTGGTGCAAATATGGAAAGTGGTTGCAGGAATTAAGAATATTTCCCATAATATGCGTTCTGATTAGATAAGATCTTTGATCGATTTTGATGTTGGTTCTTCTAAAACCTACCTTTATTTTACTGATACAAGTCTTATTtaattggatctctaggattattTCCCAATCTATAGCAGCCTCCTAGAACTGACTCAGGTCCGAACTTATTATGGAACCTCTTTGCTCCTATTGGTCAACCTTTGGCATGCATTGATTCAAGAATATGTCAGCCAAGTTCATGACATGCGCATAACTATAGGATTCCAATTAAGAGATGTTTTATGCGATAGTGTTACCAAAGTTTGCTCATTATGAGAACTTGTGATGATTTTTGTCATGGGCAAAGTTTTTAAGAGAGGCGTAGAGGATCATGAAGGCTGTTGACATGTTACTCTAGCCTGTTGGCTGGCTGTGGCATGAGGTGGTTTCCCAAAACAGTTGAAAATGGAATAGCAAGAGCAGTATTGAAGAAGCCCAGTACCATGGAGATTGGGGCCAGATCCTTGATTGTGTCTGTACAGAAGTTTGTGAGAACTTAAGCATAAGCAAAAGGAAACAAGACTGTTACTTAAGGTGGTTCTAAGAAAGCACAAGTAAATTTGTTCCTTGATTAAATACCTGGTAGAATGGGGTTCACTGCCACATAAAGAGATGGATTCATGGGAACAATTTTTGTTGCATCACTATTAATTCCAATGGATGATATCCTCTGAAGGGAAATAGGGAGGATCTGAACAGGTTCCATTATGCTTAGATGAAGTCAGGTTTCTTAAGTaatatagtcaataccataaccaGTGAGATGTAGAGCAGTACTATTTAGTATATATAAGACCAGCATCTTAACTAATAATATCAGCTTATGTAACATGCCAGAACCCAGATTTGATGGCTAAAATTGGGAAGAAATGTAATTCTGAATCTAAACAAATCTATGGTAACAACATAATACAAGTTGAAAATGATTCAAATATAATGGAAGTATCTGGTAGATTACAATTCTGAACATATTTTATGTTTTCATGTAGAAGATAGTCAAACAAACCAAGGGGTCAGCCCCGTCTTCCACTTTGTCCAGCAACATGTCACGGTAGGCCAGATGTCGCCATAGCATCTGATATTCCCGAGCATTAGTAATCCCAGTAGAAGTTCTCTTAACAAGTGCATTCCAGTCCATTTTTGCAGTAGCAAACTGAGAAATCTCCTGAAGAAGAGCAAGAATGGATGTTGCAGAGTACCTAAAAAACAAAAGTTGATGTAAGCAAGAGCAAAAAATATCAGCCAGATATGCAAACCAAGAGGTTTTGTATAGTCAGCTTGACACAACACCGAGTTAACTTTTACTGAAGACTGGAATATAAAACAAGCTATACATATGGTGAACGCAAACTGACAAATCTCCTGGAGAAGAGTAAGAAAGGATGTTGCAGAGTACCTAAAAAACAAAAGTTGATGCAAGCAAGAGCAAAGGATATCAGCCAGATATGCAAACCAAGAGGTTTTGTATAGTCAGCTTGACACAACACCGAGTTAACTTTTACTGAAGACTGGAATATAAAACAAGCTATATATATGGTGAAATACGATGTGTTCAACAAAATTTTGACCTTGTAGACGGAAAATTATTCAACAATTTTCTCTTTATTGTCAATTTACATAACAATTTCAGTAATGTACACAAAAGGAATCATGAAATATGTTTTGGTTTGGCTTTTTCGCTTATAACCTCTGCTCTAAAGGTGAATGTGATTCCCCATATCAAATCATGCTTTTTTTTAGTTTCATCCATACATCTGGAAGCCCAAGGTAATCTTTAAGAATCATTCCCTGGTTGCATGAGCTTAATCGGTGTGATTAATATGGTCAGCTTTCTTCATATTAACAGCCTTGACAGAGAATTGTATACCAATTCACAAAGGCTTGGCATTCCATCTAGATCAAGTTATAAAAGGTTTTCAAAATCTAAGCGATCATGATAGATATATAAAATCACTGACACATATGTGGGATAAGGCTTGCAAGTTATGTAAAAGCATTTTACCCATATGTTCAAAAATACTGTCATACTATTCTCTCTTTAAAAGTGAAACTTATTGAAAATATTTACATGCACCTAACTGAAGACGTGAATTTTTGTATGGAGACAAGGAAATGTATAACTCTGAATGATAGATCATCTGTTAGAATGTTATTTTTGAAAACAAGCATCACTACCTTATTTACACTTAGAAGCCAATAAGCTCATTGAATGTCTCCAAAAGAGTATGGACAGAAGTgagagagagcaagagagagTATCATTCATTATTTCAGTAATTATCAGGAAAGAATTaagacaatgaaaaagaaaagaaattcttatTAAGTCAAAtgtgagtgtgtgtgtgtgtgtgtgtgtgtgagagagagagagagagaatggcaCATAATTTTAACATATGAGAATCTGCTTAGTGTTGCAGTATCAAGAAGAAAATGCTTTTCTATCTATAACATGAAAAATTGAGAGTTTcatatttcataaagattttgtcAATCAGTTTTTCTTCCCAAATTACCATTAGCTTCATCATTACAGAATGGCATATACTACAGGGCAAGTGAATCATTAAAAAATAACATGTTTGTTTGGTATAACCCACTTAACCATTCTCAGCCTCCAGAACCACCAGCAATTATttccctctctatctctctatttcgctCTCTTTGGCACATGTGTATGATGCTGTTGCCATAGCACAATTGTTTCCTTCCATTATTTCCCCACAATCACCTAACCACCCTAATGTGGGATCCACAGACCATACATAGTCCTCTTCAACATAATAAGGTGCAATTTCCCTAGAGCTATCTTAATATGGAAATCTCCGTGGAAAGCAACAGAACTAAGCTGTAGCTTTCGCATTGAAACTACATATCAGCTGCACCCTTTTGCATGAGATTGTCATGTTActggagtttttcttttcttttttgtctaCTAAAGTTAAGGTTTAGTAAAGCTGATATCCCACAATAATGGATCCCATCTGACTGTTGTAATGAAAATAACAGCTATAATTACCTGATACGATCTTGTGGTTAAATATGATTTAGAATAAACTAATGGCCATTATAACAGCTATTATTGTCTGTTGTAACAGGAAATAACTAACAGCGATGGGAACATCACAGTGTTATTTGAACCATTCTTCATAGAATAGAAAAATTATCCCGTACAACTGGTATGAAGATTCGAATtttaaaaatgatattatttaaCCATGTCAGCAATGGAAATATCAAATAACATCAATTTCCATGATATTCCAAAGAATGATATGTCGTACCGGTTGATACCGGTGCATACTGACCAAACCATATTAATACCAAATCAGTACATGGTACATAAGCTATACTAAGTGTCAGTATGCCAAACTATCCCCCATATCGGACGTACCGTACCAGAATGGTACCGATAAAGGGTCCGCGACCAAGATAGGGAACGTTGTTCCAAAGCGTTCCATTGATATATAACTATAAAACGAGAGCGAAAGATAAGGCAATGATAATAAGCAAGAAGGGGCAAGCAAATTACCAAATAGAGTTATGAGTATTTAGAGAGTCTTAGTTATTTTACTCGATAGGTTTCAAGAAGTTCAGTTTTCCCCCAAATATCATTGACAGTCACCATTTTGAACAGCTCTATGCCATAAGGGTGTGTTCAGGAGAGACACAAAGCAACATATTAAGTTTTTTTAAATGAATTTGTAAGAGTTTATGCCATAGTTCACATAATATATAAAAGATGGTGGCTAGAAGCTTGTATCAACAGGAAGTTCATATACTTTGCATCTGCCTCTCTGAAGGCTCATATCGAAGTAAACCCAAAAGCTAATTCCTGGAACATGTTAGAAGCATGGCAAGAtactctctttccctctcctcaAACCCTTATGTCAGAGTAAAATCCCAAACATGACACTAATGGTGAATCAATGTCCAAAGTGGTAACTTTGGTAGAAAATTCTATATATCAACAAGATCTCATAACAACTGCAATATTTAATCTTCTTACACAAGCAATTCGCATGGCAGCACATCCAATCTGAGACAGAAAAGTGAGGATTTATATAAAACCTAATTCACAATAAACAGATTTCAAAGCCAGAACCCGGACCCAATATGATGTTCTTATTTCTATGATTATTACAAAAAGTAGGGTTTTTATCTAAACCTAGTTCATGAAAATTATAATCCAAGAACAAAATCGCATGTTCTTCTACCTCCTAAAACTTCACGAATAACATCCAAACTTCTATCAGAGACTAGTATCCAAGAATACATCAAATCAATCCAATGGATTGAGATTTTCTCAATAAAGAATCCATCAGACGTACAACTGCCTAAAAACGAATTAAATGATCAtacaggaaagaaaaaaaaccttTGGAGAAGGAGCGAGACATCATCTTCGGTTATGTAGCCCCTCTTCGTTCCCATTTTCGCAATTACCGACTCGAATCAGAAAAAGATTTGAACTTTAGGAAAATTGGCTATCGAAACATGAGATATCAAGAATATTAGAC
Encoded here:
- the LOC103703208 gene encoding mucin-17-like isoform X1, coding for MGTKRGYITEDDVSLLLQRYSATSILALLQEISQFATAKMDWNALVKRTSTGITNAREYQMLWRHLAYRDMLLDKVEDGADPLDDDSDLEFELEASPALSAEASSDATACAKLLISSRSSRGFGPTNRANLGTPLTRNIPDDQRPHDPSDKQKLAHTTSGINAAAPHSVQKQPLATKRSAEVSHGNELAGSGLPAKKKRKLWTKEEDMELIAAVQKCGEGNWANILKGDFKHNRTSSQLSQRWATIRRRPANLLAASGNKSVNSTRSEEERLAAQKAFSLALDMPMTGSLSAILSGATQSNTPASSATLSASVSEALPASAPQQASTQATSQKLASNISNKLRTIPPKAVAPVKSSAGPNPLIQAAAFAAGGRIATPSTAASLFKAAQSKRAFNVRPGGGAHQKSPIMAAKSSPATNMVGPQPPSVRCVQPAVAVPTPAVVSPVSSPTVPWHGMQRLQGSSQRPTSNPPTGSAAVPNLSTPTMFSESRPPADSQENAESNSDISFPLIPAIDVDELLAEEVDGADEMELDGSAAESHETDLLSPNVGESDNDIVNNAACDMQKAAAGCKDLSKSQTHENQTLNNKAVSPDTGAAENKAMEIDASGDQIPVEESTHLANGESSERRSMNTASVPNQIVAQEQLACTEAGADEVKQSRILVERRAVLEDTASGNQSPVDDHAGSIGATQDLSL
- the LOC103703208 gene encoding endochitinase A-like isoform X2, which produces MGTKRGYITEDDVSLLLQRYSATSILALLQEISQFATAKMDWNALVKRTSTGITNAREYQMLWRHLAYRDMLLDKVEDGADPLDDDSDLEFELEASPALSAEASSDATACAKRWATIRRRPANLLAASGNKSVNSTRSEEERLAAQKAFSLALDMPMTGSLSAILSGATQSNTPASSATLSASVSEALPASAPQQASTQATSQKLASNISNKLRTIPPKAVAPVKSSAGPNPLIQAAAFAAGGRIATPSTAASLFKAAQSKRAFNVRPGGGAHQKSPIMAAKSSPATNMVGPQPPSVRCVQPAVAVPTPAVVSPVSSPTVPWHGMQRLQGSSQRPTSNPPTGSAAVPNLSTPTMFSESRPPADSQENAESNSDISFPLIPAIDVDELLAEEVDGADEMELDGSAAESHETDLLSPNVGESDNDIVNNAACDMQKAAAGCKDLSKSQTHENQTLNNKAVSPDTGAAENKAMEIDASGDQIPVEESTHLANGESSERRSMNTASVPNQIVAQEQLACTEAGADEVKQSRILVERRAVLEDTASGNQSPVDDHAGSIGATQDLSL